DNA sequence from the Malus sylvestris chromosome 10, drMalSylv7.2, whole genome shotgun sequence genome:
TTCCATGGAAATATCCAAAAATCATAGAAAGGTATGGAATTGGGGAAAAAGTCTGAACTTCACCTTATATCAAAGAAACTTTTAAGTTTAGGCTAAAATTGACATATATTGTCGATATTTCTTATACATCTATTAAATATTGGAGAAACTCTTATATTTTGTCCAAATCAATGTTTGACaatcccaaaaatttcattataAATTTCCATTATTTCCATCGATAGCAACCGATATCGATATCAATATTTTCACCTGtaccgatattttaaacactgatTATATCACAAGAAAGATTAAATGGATTAACTATTTTATACTGGAAAAAAATTAGTTGAAAAATTAGATAATGTAAacttaattattatattttgtttAAAAGTGCGAGACGTGTAATATTTAAATAATGTTTGTAAtatttcttcttttgatattaatttttaatgatatttgatgtagTTCTCAAGGCTGGATGTGTGTATATGAtatgacaaaaaataaacaaatgtatttatacacacacactaaTTAATATTCTCAATAAAATCTGGTTCACCAAACGTAGGTATCAAAAGTGTTGAGTGAGTAGGGTAGCCGCATAGTGCAAATCATAACTGAATTAGTTGGGGAAAAGCTATTGTGACAAAATACTTTTCAAGGCTGATAATATAATGCGTTACTTTTATAACTAATAAACGAAAAGTTAGATAGAACCATATATCATGCAAAAAACAATTCAAAAGTGCAAGCTTAGTTAAGGTGCATTCGACCAGCAGCCGATATCAGCAAACTTAATTGCAGAAAAGATGGCCAGGTGCCATCTTCCAATATCGTATTTTATTAACATTTGAAAGTACATTCTGAATCCGTTAAAGTATGCATTAAAAGTACAGCGAcagctagggtttagggtttagtggCATGTAAATTATGTTCTAAGCATGTAAACTATGCAGCAAAGTACAGGTAcagctagggtttagggtttagtggCATGTATTATGTTCTAAGCATGTACAGATACAATTTTTATTAGGGGGTATACTAACACGAGTAATCTTCCTGAAATGGTAGTAAAACCCATGTGAGTTTATGGAATGGCAAGCAAGAACGGATCGGTCCTCGTCAGTATTATCCTGTGGTTTGAGGACGTTGCGTCATCTCCAGCCGAGAGCCAAATTCTatgttctttttttgttttcgatAATGTTAATATGACCCATAAAACTCGCAGTTTTTGAAGCTTAGCAGATTTGCAGGGCATGATCGTGATTCGTGAGTTCCATTATGTATCTAGGAGTTTATGATGCATGAACTTGCTAATTATTCTTAATAAAATTTCACATTTTGGCAACAGCAAAGAAATTACAACGCATGAAATTTTAATCCAACTTCTCATCGGGTGTTCGAATTTGCTTAGTCGACCAAAAACTGTGTATAATATACAATAAAGCATGCACAGCCTTTTTATGATTTCTGGTctctgtttgtgtgtgtgttataTCTGAGCATGCACGGATGCTATACATCCCTTCATGTGCGTGCGTACGTGTAGCGCACACACACTCGCAATTTTAATTCAGAACCTCTGGATGATAAACATCTGTTACTCCATATGAGAAAACCCTAATGCAGCTCAGATAATTAGTCTACCTTTTAATTCATTGAATTAATGACCTCTATAAATAGGTACTACATATGAGAAGGATTCACTTGTCTCTATACCTAATCTTTTGATCCCAAATGGCAACACCCCTCACCACTACCTTCCTTTTCCTTCTAACCGTTGCAACATTCTTCAATTTCAACCAAACCCTAGCCAGCCATAGCTCCAGTTCTACTTCCCTGGTGCTTGGACTAACACATTCTCAGGTTTCCCTTCCAAGCCCGAAAGCATCTTCTTACTCGAAAAAGATGCCATCACAAGTGTCAGACATGGTAGAGCCATTGAGGGAAGTGAGAGATGGGTATTTGATATCTCTTAGTTTAGGGACACCCCCACAAGTCACTCAAGTATATATGGATACTGGGAGTGACCTAACATGGGTTCCTTGTGgcaatctttcttttgtttgcatAGATTGTGATGACTATAGGAACAACAACCTAATGCCCACTTTCTCCCCTTCAGCTTCTTCTTCGTCTCTTAGAGACCTTTGTGGTAGCTCCTTTTGCATTGACATCCATAGCTCAGATAACTCTATCGATCCATGCACCATTGTTGGATGCTCGCTTGCTACCCTTCTTAGGGACACATGTCCTAGACCATGCCCTTCATTTGCTTACACTTATGGCGCAGGTGGGGTTGTCCAAGGGACACTTAGTAGAGACACACTAAGGGTTCATGGAATTAGTACTACCCCCAACAATATTGTCACTATGGAAATTCCCAAGTTTTGTTTTGGGTGCATCGGGTCTACCTATAGAGAGCCTATTGGGATTGCAGGGTTTGGTAGGGGAGCGCTTTCCCTCCCATCCCAGTTAGGGTTTCTACATAAGGGCTTCTCTCATTGCTTCTTGGCTTTCAAGTATGCAAACAACCCTAATGTTTCAAGTCCACTAGTTGTAGGAGATGTTGCTATTTCTTCCAAAGAAAACTTGCAATTCACTCCAATGTTGAAGAGTCCCATGTACCCTAACAACTACTACATTGGTATAGAGGCCATCACAATAGGTAATGCCAGTGCAGTAACACAAGTGCCCTCAAGCTTGAGAGAATTTGATTCACAAGGAAATGGGGGTTTGCTGATTGACTCAGGAACCACTTACACTCATTTTCCTGAGCCATTATACTCCAATCTTCTCTCCGTTCTCGAGTCGGTGATTTCGTATCCTAGAGCCAAGGAAATGGAGACAAAGACCTCTTTTGATCTTTGTTATTTAGTCCCATACACAATGAATAATACTATCACAAATCAGGATGACCTACAATTTCCTCCAATAACTTTCCACTTCTTGAATAATGTGAGTCTTGCTTTGCCCCAAGGAAATCACTTCTATGCCATGGGAGCTCCAGTAAACTCGAGTGTGGTGAAATGCTTGTTGTTCCAAACAATGGATGATGGAGATTACGGGCCAGCCGGGGTTTTCGGTAGCTTCCAGCAGCAAAATGTGGAGGTTGTGTATGACTTGGCGAAAGAGAGAATTGGGTTTCAGGCAATGGATTGTGCTTCAGCTGCAGCCTCTCAAGGACTTCACAGAAACTAAGTAACTCCCTCCCAAGTTTTGATGATACGGTCGTTCTTGCTGTTTTAAAGTTGTGCATTTCAGCAGACAAAATAACGAGGCTTCGGCATCGGCAGTTTGAAATTTTGCATAATGTATTTAGctagtttatttttgtttcaataAATTTAATTCGCTTTTTGTTCTTGGCCAAATATCATTGTGTTAAAATGATGAGCTGGTTATATTCCAGTTGCTTGGTGAAGATGGAACCATTTGCAGTGGAGTAACTTAATTAGCAATATTCTCTGTGAACCAATTGTTTACTTATCTTTATTCTCCTTTtgtttattcaatttaaaatgtcAGAAACAGAGTGAGAAAAGGAGCATGCGGGAATCACTTCCCTATGGCGATTGGTAACAACTGAGAGTTGCGAGCTAACGATACGAAACGAACAGAATAGAGCATTGAACATGCACGATAGGTAGTAGGAGGGTATGTGATTAGACTGTTAGGCCTGCAAGTATGTATGTGCTAAGAGTCGGATCTTCGTGTTGAAAAACAAAAGTGCTTTCTGCCGCAGATAGGCTTATAATAAGCCGCTTATCAGGACAGCACCAACAAAACACCAATAGGTAAGATGTACTGATACAGCTTGAAGGAgatgttttttttcaaatgaaaactaatgaaaagagattcaaaactttgaattttaaccaaaaatcattaaataattttttaatgataaggacaacaacaacaacaaagtcttttcccactaagtggggtcagcttaatgataaggacaagagaagaaaaaaaaaaacttctcaaACGTGCGTGCAATCTCCTTTGCTTGCATCTTTTGACTGCTTCTTTTTCCAGTACCCATCCACTGGGCTCCAAAAATTGCCTTGCCGAAGCAACTCCAATCATTATTGCTCCAATATCTATTTTACAGCACACACCTTTATATATTTGtactatacacacacacacacacaccctaatacatattatatattatgGACATATGAAGCACTGAAGAATACCTTGTGCAACTTTATTTACCAAGCCACTACCTTTTATACctacaattttaatttaaatgatgCACCATTGAGACGACTGCGATGTTCCCAGCAATTTCCATCCACGAAACCATCGGCGTCGTGAGTTGCTTTGGAAATTGTAAggtaaacaaaattcaagatttTTAAGTCCACACAGATATTGAAATGATTGAAGACTTGAGATGCTTCTGAAATTGAAGGACATGAAGCGGGGGTACGATATGGGCTCATATCCATGGGTGTATTTGATTTTATTGATTTCGTttgcattatttttttattttgcagaGGAAGAAGGTGAGATTGTAGGTGGAGGAGAAGAGGAAGCCACAAATGGGTGgacaataaaagaaaattaagtaattggtgaagaaagttaagaaattgaagagatacATAGAAAATTTGATGATTATCGaacaaaattagaagaaaatgtgtttggAATGTGAGAATGTGTCAAGAAAATTCACGGGGAGAGAGAAGAatgtagtaccgttaagtttcataaccAGTTTGTGTGAGAAAACacgtcaattttatttttttattttttttctgatattaaaattatgcattttttattaaaatttaagttcttttatccggtttattagtttttttttaataaaaatttgtctttttaattgaataaagttatagcatgatttttttattaaaataaacttagctcTAGACATTTTCATGAAAGTTCGGACGAGTTTTCGAACCCAACTAATATAATGCTACTAAGCACCAACAAACATGCCCAAGTGAATCCGACAATTGCTAACCACAGCATTTTCGATTTTCAAACATCCCTATTTTTCTTACTAAGCTGAACTGTAAAATGATGCAAATATATATACTTTGTGTGTGGCTGCTGAAAACTGGGCAACAAGGACCGACTTCATAGTTCCCGCTAAAATCATGTTCAGTTCTAATTAAAGAAGAAGAATTCTTATTAGTTACTACCAAACACCCGAGAGTGTTTTCATGCCAAACCATTTCATTACACGAACAGACAATCACAATCTCCATATCTAAACaaacatgcatatacaaatctgAATTCAATGTACACATTCAAGCGAACAGCTGATATATCATGTTTCCACCGTGAGTTACGCGAGCTATTGTGGAAATACCGAGCAGGCAGTGACCGAAAGCACCACAGAAGGTTCTATGAGCAACAAGACGAGCTTGCCACCCTTTCAGAAGGTCTGTCCACAAGAACCATTCCTGCGGGGTTCTGCACAGGCTGCACTCGAGGTAATCTCTTTGCTGTACCCCAAAACAGAAGAAAACCGCAATCAGATCACTAAATTACATTataacaaaaaccaaataagCAAAAAGACATGCGTAAATCCATTTTTTAACGGTTAATTCATTGCGCTGAAATGGGTAGATGCTATTGCTCCTATAAAGACCTTATAAAAGTACCTATCTCGTAGAAAATGTCATTGACATTGTCTGCAGTTTTTGCAGAGGTTTCCAGGAAGAAAAGACCATTCTCTTGAGCATATGATTGTGCATCCTACAACAGCAGCAGCAAATACGAGCAGCACTCAGaatgaatatacatataagttATAACAAATAGATTCTAGTCAAGCAAGCTCCACTAAAAATCGTACTTTATTATACAGTTCCTTTTGTTTGTCCATTCTTTCAAAGTAACCTCTTCAaggaaacaaatataaattttaatttcacATTATTTAAATCTTTTTCACACATATTTTCATACGTCCGAAACACTAGTTTCAGAAAAGTGCAGTACCACAAATTGAGATATACAACCTGGAGTACATGAACTACAGTCCACAAGCGTAGGGAAATATGCTTAGTTGCTTCAAACTTCAAAACTAAATATCAACATTGGAAAGATGAAAAGGGGCAGAGAAAAAGACAGCTTGGAGTTACCCATGTCATATAATACGTGCAGAATGGAGAACTGGAGGATATTACTATAAGAATGAAACTGTAAGAATGTTGTCCAACACTAATATATAAGCATACTTTATACAAGAAGAGCGAATGATTCCCAAAATATATTcataacattcttcaaaattttaaattccattcATCTGGAAAGCTGTTACTTTTCAAGAATAAGGGGTTTGGACAGGAAAAATATCTAGTGACATAAAAGTTCAACCAGTAAGCAGAACAAAAGAAAGCAGAAAGTAATGACTTACCTCTGCGGCCACTTTCCTGGCCTCCACCAGATCCGCTTTATTACCAGCTAGTGCCATAACCATGTTTGGGTTACCTTGTCAtgtgagaaaaaaataaaattattaaaaattaatgtcATAATGGGAAAACTAAAGAAGCCAGTACCAAAACTTAGCATACATAAGTTTCCATGCCCCATCAATTAAATAGAGGAATGTCTGCAGGGTACAATAAAGTGATAAAAAATACCTTGTGACTTGAGTTCGAGGACCCATTTTTTTGCTCGCTCAAATGAGGCCTACAAGAAAAGTAAAGTTAAATTTCTATTTAAGATGTATTTGACTTAATATATCACATTAGCGAAAAAATGAGACACAAAAGCAATAAATGATAAGATATCCAATAGAAACAACGTTCAACTAGGGATGACTAAAAAGCTTTAATTCTAgtcaatgttctaaaaatcggcctaggcgcTACACCGTGGTCATCCTCCCCGATTCAGTCCCAATCGGGAGGAAAATCGGAGAAGACAATAAGCAGGCGCCTGAAGAGCCTGGGCGGGCGCCTAAGGGTGCTAGGCAGCAACTAGGGCGCTTAGGCAGGTGCTGGAGGCTCAATAGGTCTGAGCATGGTTGAGAAAGGAAAGACGCAGGGTCTCTGTTTTTAATCTGGAGAATGAGGAACACAGTTTTTTTTCGAGGAAGAAGACAATGCAAAGGGAAACTTCCTCTGCCAATCCCACGTGACAaacctatttttaattgttgCCCAATACCAACGTGCCACCTACCATCCCACTTGTTGAATGGGTTTGAAAAACATTATGAAACTAACATATAAAGCCCTTAAACTTTACACATATATCCatatttataattatttattcaaaatatttttatttttttaagttcatAAGcacttatttaattattaagtataaacatacacttatttacacgaaatataatagatttacttaaatccgcctagtcagCCTAGGCGCCCACCTAGACcccacctaggcgctaggccccagcccgccgcccgactagcacctagcgtcttttagaaccttgattctAGTGAATGAATGCAAATTCAACATCGACAAAGAAATAAATTTCATGGAAatctaaaattttcaaacctggAAAAAATGGTTTTCAGAATACTCACTTGATTTGTTAAATCATACACAATAATTGCAGCAGCAGCTCCTCTGTAATACATTGGCGCCAAACTATGGTACCTCTCTTGACCTGCTGTATCCcaaatctcaaattttacagTTGCATCGTTTACAGCCAATGTTTGTGAGAAGAAGGCAGCACCTATTGTTGATTCCTGTATCATACAAAAAACGGTAATGGTCTGGACCAAAAAGAAAAGGCTTCCCTTGAAAGTTATAGAACAAACCTGAAATTCAATGAATTGTCCTTTTACAAAGCGCAACACCAGACTAGACTTCCCAGCTCCAACATCCCCAAGAAGCACCTGAACCAGTACATCAAACATCAAACTGGTAATGACGAAATGCAATaccc
Encoded proteins:
- the LOC126586590 gene encoding ras-related protein RABF2b; its protein translation is MATAGNKNINAKLVLLGDVGAGKSSLVLRFVKGQFIEFQESTIGAAFFSQTLAVNDATVKFEIWDTAGQERYHSLAPMYYRGAAAAIIVYDLTNQASFERAKKWVLELKSQGNPNMVMALAGNKADLVEARKVAAEDAQSYAQENGLFFLETSAKTADNVNDIFYEIAKRLPRVQPVQNPAGMVLVDRPSERVASSSCCS
- the LOC126584510 gene encoding probable aspartyl protease At4g16563, with product MPSQVSDMVEPLREVRDGYLISLSLGTPPQVTQVYMDTGSDLTWVPCGNLSFVCIDCDDYRNNNLMPTFSPSASSSSLRDLCGSSFCIDIHSSDNSIDPCTIVGCSLATLLRDTCPRPCPSFAYTYGAGGVVQGTLSRDTLRVHGISTTPNNIVTMEIPKFCFGCIGSTYREPIGIAGFGRGALSLPSQLGFLHKGFSHCFLAFKYANNPNVSSPLVVGDVAISSKENLQFTPMLKSPMYPNNYYIGIEAITIGNASAVTQVPSSLREFDSQGNGGLLIDSGTTYTHFPEPLYSNLLSVLESVISYPRAKEMETKTSFDLCYLVPYTMNNTITNQDDLQFPPITFHFLNNVSLALPQGNHFYAMGAPVNSSVVKCLLFQTMDDGDYGPAGVFGSFQQQNVEVVYDLAKERIGFQAMDCASAAASQGLHRN